From a single Pongo pygmaeus isolate AG05252 chromosome 12, NHGRI_mPonPyg2-v2.0_pri, whole genome shotgun sequence genomic region:
- the RNASEH1 gene encoding ribonuclease H1 isoform X3 has product MSWLLFLAHRVVLAAVSCHRGSRGFGMFYAVRRGRKTGVFLTWNECRAQVDRFPAARFKKFATEDEAWAFVRKSASPEVSEESLLPRLECSGTILAHCSLCPLHSSDSPASASGVDGITGQENQHGQESETKASKRLREPLDGDGDESTEPYAKHMKPSVEPVPPVSRDTFSYMGDFVVVYTDGCCSSNGRRRPRAGIGVYWGPGHPLNVGIRLPGRQTNQRAEIHPAKPLNKQRLKTSINWFCIQTVCLR; this is encoded by the exons ATGAGCTGGCTTCTGTTCCTGGCCCACAGAGTCGTCTTGGCCGCCGTGTCCTGCCACCGCGGCTCTCGCGGGTTCGGGATGTTCTATGCCGTGAGGAGGGGCCGCAAGACCGGGGTCTTTCTGACCTG GAATGAGTGCAGAGCACAGGTGGACCGGTTTCCTGCTGCCAGATTTAAGAAGTTTGCCACAGAGGATGAGGCCTGGGCCTTCGTCAGGAAATCTGCAAGCCCGGAAGTTTCAGAAG agtctctgttgcccaggctggagtgcagtggcacaatcttggctcactgcagtctctgccccctgcattcaagcgattctcctgcttcagcttccggagtagatgggattacag GGCAGGAAAATCAACATGGACAAGAATCGGAGACGAAAGCCAGCAAGCGACTCCGTGAGCCActggatggagatggagatgaaaGCACAGAGCCGTATGCAAAGCACATGAAGCCGAGCGTGGAGCCGGTGCCTCCAGTTAGCAGAGACACGTTTTCCTACATGG GAGACTTCGTCGTCGTCTACACGGATGGCTGCTGCTCCAGTAATGGGCGTAGAAGGCCACGAGCAGGAATCGGCGTTTACTGGGGCCCGGGCCATCCTTT AAATGTAGGCATTAGACTTCCTGGGCGGCAGACAAACCAAAGAGCAGAAATTCAT CCTGCAAAGCCATTGAACAAGCAAAGACTCAAAACATCAATAAACTGGTTCTGTATACAGACAGTATGTTTACGATAA
- the RNASEH1 gene encoding ribonuclease H1 isoform X2: protein MSWLLFLAHRVVLAAVSCHRGSRGFGMFYAVRRGRKTGVFLTWNECRAQVDRFPAARFKKFATEDEAWAFVRKSASPEVSEGQENQHGQESETKASKRLREPLDGDGDESTEPYAKHMKPSVEPVPPVSRDTFSYMGDFVVVYTDGCCSSNGRRRPRAGIGVYWGPGHPLNVGIRLPGRQTNQRAEIHAACKAIEQAKTQNINKLVLYTDSMFTINGITNWVQGWKKNGWKTSAGKEVINKEDFVALERLTQGMDIQWMHVPGHSGFIGNEEADRLAREGAKQSED from the exons ATGAGCTGGCTTCTGTTCCTGGCCCACAGAGTCGTCTTGGCCGCCGTGTCCTGCCACCGCGGCTCTCGCGGGTTCGGGATGTTCTATGCCGTGAGGAGGGGCCGCAAGACCGGGGTCTTTCTGACCTG GAATGAGTGCAGAGCACAGGTGGACCGGTTTCCTGCTGCCAGATTTAAGAAGTTTGCCACAGAGGATGAGGCCTGGGCCTTCGTCAGGAAATCTGCAAGCCCGGAAGTTTCAGAAG GGCAGGAAAATCAACATGGACAAGAATCGGAGACGAAAGCCAGCAAGCGACTCCGTGAGCCActggatggagatggagatgaaaGCACAGAGCCGTATGCAAAGCACATGAAGCCGAGCGTGGAGCCGGTGCCTCCAGTTAGCAGAGACACGTTTTCCTACATGG GAGACTTCGTCGTCGTCTACACGGATGGCTGCTGCTCCAGTAATGGGCGTAGAAGGCCACGAGCAGGAATCGGCGTTTACTGGGGCCCGGGCCATCCTTT AAATGTAGGCATTAGACTTCCTGGGCGGCAGACAAACCAAAGAGCAGAAATTCAT GCAGCCTGCAAAGCCATTGAACAAGCAAAGACTCAAAACATCAATAAACTGGTTCTGTATACAGACAGTATGTTTACGATAAATG GTATAACTAACTGGGTTCAAGGCTGGAAGAAAAATGGGTGGAAGACAAGTGCAGGGAAGGAGGTGATCAACAAAGAGGACTTCGTGGCACTGGAGAGGCTTACCCAGGGGATGGACATTCAGTGG ATGCATGTTCCTGGTCATTCGGGATTTATAGGCAACGAAGAAGCTGACAGATTAGCCAGAGAAGGAGCCAAACAATCGGAAGACTGA
- the RNASEH1 gene encoding ribonuclease H1 isoform X1: MSWLLFLAHRVVLAAVSCHRGSRGFGMFYAVRRGRKTGVFLTWNECRAQVDRFPAARFKKFATEDEAWAFVRKSASPEVSEESLLPRLECSGTILAHCSLCPLHSSDSPASASGVDGITGQENQHGQESETKASKRLREPLDGDGDESTEPYAKHMKPSVEPVPPVSRDTFSYMGDFVVVYTDGCCSSNGRRRPRAGIGVYWGPGHPLNVGIRLPGRQTNQRAEIHAACKAIEQAKTQNINKLVLYTDSMFTINGITNWVQGWKKNGWKTSAGKEVINKEDFVALERLTQGMDIQWMHVPGHSGFIGNEEADRLAREGAKQSED; this comes from the exons ATGAGCTGGCTTCTGTTCCTGGCCCACAGAGTCGTCTTGGCCGCCGTGTCCTGCCACCGCGGCTCTCGCGGGTTCGGGATGTTCTATGCCGTGAGGAGGGGCCGCAAGACCGGGGTCTTTCTGACCTG GAATGAGTGCAGAGCACAGGTGGACCGGTTTCCTGCTGCCAGATTTAAGAAGTTTGCCACAGAGGATGAGGCCTGGGCCTTCGTCAGGAAATCTGCAAGCCCGGAAGTTTCAGAAG agtctctgttgcccaggctggagtgcagtggcacaatcttggctcactgcagtctctgccccctgcattcaagcgattctcctgcttcagcttccggagtagatgggattacag GGCAGGAAAATCAACATGGACAAGAATCGGAGACGAAAGCCAGCAAGCGACTCCGTGAGCCActggatggagatggagatgaaaGCACAGAGCCGTATGCAAAGCACATGAAGCCGAGCGTGGAGCCGGTGCCTCCAGTTAGCAGAGACACGTTTTCCTACATGG GAGACTTCGTCGTCGTCTACACGGATGGCTGCTGCTCCAGTAATGGGCGTAGAAGGCCACGAGCAGGAATCGGCGTTTACTGGGGCCCGGGCCATCCTTT AAATGTAGGCATTAGACTTCCTGGGCGGCAGACAAACCAAAGAGCAGAAATTCAT GCAGCCTGCAAAGCCATTGAACAAGCAAAGACTCAAAACATCAATAAACTGGTTCTGTATACAGACAGTATGTTTACGATAAATG GTATAACTAACTGGGTTCAAGGCTGGAAGAAAAATGGGTGGAAGACAAGTGCAGGGAAGGAGGTGATCAACAAAGAGGACTTCGTGGCACTGGAGAGGCTTACCCAGGGGATGGACATTCAGTGG ATGCATGTTCCTGGTCATTCGGGATTTATAGGCAACGAAGAAGCTGACAGATTAGCCAGAGAAGGAGCCAAACAATCGGAAGACTGA